The following proteins come from a genomic window of Desulfonatronum thioautotrophicum:
- the cydB gene encoding cytochrome d ubiquinol oxidase subunit II, which yields MLEITWFVLWGVLWAIYFALDGYDLGLGTLMPILAADERDRRIMYNAAGPFWDGNQVWLITAGGVTFAAFPATYAALFSGLYTALMLLLFALILRGVSFEFRRKVDSERWRRVWDYCHVGGSFLPALLLGVAFANIFQGIPLNAQGVNEGGLLDLLNPYGLLGGVLFVLMFSLHGSLWLGVKSEGPIAVRAAAMAEKLWLALMVVVVLFLVSSAYFTQLFDNYMNNPVLFVVLLLAVLGLVQARVFLGKRSMLKAWAASAVAIISVTLFGVIGLFPALLPSSLDPAYSMTIANSASSQLTLKIMLGVVLVFVPLVVAYQAWLHVTFGHKITDADLEYEEAY from the coding sequence ATGTTGGAAATCACATGGTTTGTGCTTTGGGGTGTGTTGTGGGCGATCTATTTCGCCCTGGATGGCTATGACCTGGGACTGGGAACATTGATGCCCATCCTGGCGGCGGATGAACGGGATCGGCGGATCATGTACAATGCCGCCGGGCCGTTCTGGGACGGAAACCAGGTGTGGCTGATCACCGCCGGAGGGGTCACGTTCGCCGCATTCCCAGCCACCTACGCCGCCTTGTTCAGCGGACTTTACACGGCCTTGATGCTGCTGCTGTTCGCCCTGATCCTGCGCGGTGTGTCCTTCGAGTTCCGCCGCAAGGTGGACAGCGAACGGTGGCGAAGGGTCTGGGACTACTGCCACGTCGGGGGCAGCTTTTTGCCGGCACTGTTGTTGGGTGTGGCATTTGCGAACATTTTCCAGGGCATTCCGCTCAATGCCCAAGGGGTCAATGAAGGAGGGCTGCTGGACCTGCTCAACCCCTACGGCCTATTGGGTGGCGTGCTGTTTGTGCTGATGTTTTCCCTGCACGGAAGCCTCTGGCTGGGGGTCAAGTCCGAAGGCCCGATAGCGGTCCGGGCTGCGGCCATGGCCGAAAAGCTTTGGCTGGCCCTGATGGTTGTGGTGGTCTTGTTTCTGGTGTCGAGCGCGTATTTCACACAACTTTTCGACAATTACATGAACAATCCGGTCTTGTTCGTGGTTCTGCTTTTGGCCGTCCTGGGGCTGGTCCAGGCCAGGGTTTTCCTGGGCAAGCGGTCCATGCTCAAGGCCTGGGCAGCCTCGGCTGTGGCCATCATCAGCGTGACCCTGTTCGGGGTGATCGGCCTGTTTCCCGCGCTTCTGCCTTCCAGCCTGGACCCGGCCTACAGCATGACCATTGCCAACTCCGCCTCAAGCCAGCTGACACTGAAGATCATGCTGGGTGTGGTCCTGGTCTTCGTCCCCCTGGTGGTTGCCTATCAGGCCTGGTTGCATGTGACCTTTGGGCACAAGATCACGGATGCGGATCTGGAATACGAGGAGGCCTATTGA